The Punica granatum isolate Tunisia-2019 chromosome 4, ASM765513v2, whole genome shotgun sequence genome has a window encoding:
- the LOC116205466 gene encoding trifunctional UDP-glucose 4,6-dehydratase/UDP-4-keto-6-deoxy-D-glucose 3,5-epimerase/UDP-4-keto-L-rhamnose-reductase RHM1-like gives MATPYTPKNILITGAAGFIASHVCNRLIRNYPEYKIVVLDKLDYCSNLKNLNPSRESPNFKFIKGDIASADLVNFILMTESIDTIMHFAAQTHVDNSFGNSFEFTKNNIYGTHVLLEACKVTGQIRRFIHVSTDEVYGETDEDAVVGNHEASQLLPTNPYSATKAGAEMLVMAYGQSYGLPVITTRGNNVYGPNQFPEKMIPKFMLLAMNGKTLPIHGDGSNVRSYLYCEDVAEAFEVILHKGEVGHVYNIGTKKERRVIDVAREICKLFGLDPDTNIKFVENRPFNDQRYFLDDQKLKNLGWSEQTPWEEGLRRTMEWYVGNPDWWGDVSGALLPHPRMLTVPGIERKFDGPDINNSPSSFVANSPRVNGKLLQAPKSNSSLGEKPSLKFLIYGRTGWIGGLLGEICEKQGIPFEYGRGRLENRSSLLADIQNVKPTHVFNAAGVTGRPNVDWCETHKTETIRTNVAGTLTLADVCRERGLLMMNYATGCIFEYDDAHPLGSGIGFKEEDKPNFTGSFYSKTKAMVEELLQEYDNVCTMRIRMPISSDLSNPRNFITKISKYNKVVNIPNSMTILDELLPISVEMAKRNLKGIWNFTNPGAVSHNEILEMYKAYIDPSFEWVNFTLEEQAKVIVAPRSNNEMDGSKLKSEFPEILSIKESLIKYVFEPNKKTSK, from the exons ATGGCAACTCCGTACACCCCCAAGAACATCCTCATTACTGGGGCGGCTGGGTTCATTGCCTCCCATGTCTGCAACCGGCTTATTCGGAACTACCCTGAGTACAAGATCGTTGTCCTCGACAAGCTCGACTATTGTTCAAACCTGAAGAACTTGAATCCTTCACGGGAATCTCCAAACTTCAAGTTCATTAAAGGAGACATTGCCAGTGCGGATCTTGTCAACTTCATTCTCATGACGGAGTCCATTGACACGATCATGCATTTTGCAGCCCAGACACATGTTGACAACTCCTTCGGCAATAGCTTTGAGTTCACCAAGAACAACATATATGGGACCCACGTTCTTCTAGAAGCCTGCAAAGTCACAGGACAAATTAGGAGGTTCATCCACGTGAGCACAGACGAAGTATATGGTGAAACTGACGAGGATGCAGTCGTTGGAAACCATGAGGCCTCTCAGCTCCTCCCGACAAACCCATATTCTGCCACGAAAGCTGGAGCAGAAATGCTCGTGATGGCATACGGGCAGTCATATGGATTACCTGTCATAACTACCAGAGGGAATAATGTTTATGGGCCCAATCAATTCCCAGAAAAGATGATTCCTAAATTCATGCTCTTGGCTATGAATGGCAAGACTCTTCCCATTCATGGGGATGGGTCGAATGTGAGGAGCTACCTCTATTGCGAGGATGTGGCAGAGGCATTCGAGGTCATTCTTCACAAGGGTGAAGTAGGACATGTCTACAATATTGGGACGAAGAAGGAGCGAAGGGTCATTGATGTGGCCAGGGAGATCTGCAAGCTTTTTGGTTTGGACCCTGACACAAACATCAAGTTTGTCGAGAACAGACCCTTTAATGACCAGAGGTATTTCTTGGATGATCAGAAGCTGAAGAACCTTGGATGGTCCGAGCAAACCCCATGGGAGGAGGGGCTGAGGAGGACTATGGAATGGTATGTGGGCAACCCGGACTGGTGGGGAGATGTTTCGGGGGCACTGCTCCCACATCCACGAATGCTGACAGTGCCAGGAATTGAGAGGAAATTTGATGGCCCTGATATTAACAACTCTCCCTCCTCTTTCGTGGCCAATAGCCCTCGTGTGAATGGAAAGTTGCTTCAAGCACCAAAGAGCAACAGCAGCCTTGGAGAAAAGCCATCCCTGAAGTTCTTGATTTATGGGAGGACTGGGTGGATTGGTGGCCTCCTCGGGGAGATATGTGAAAAGCAAGGGATACCCTTCGAGTATGGGAGGGGCCGCCTTGAGAACCGGTCATCTCTCTTGGCAGATATCCAGAATGTGAAGCCAACGCACGTGTTTAATGCTGCTGGAGTCACCGGCAGACCAAACGTCGACTGGTGCGAGACTCACAAGACGGAGACGATCCGCACCAATGTTGCCGGTACCTTAACCTTGGCAGATGTCTGTAGAGAGCGGGGGCTCTTGATGATGAACTATGCTACAGGATGTATTTTTGAGTATGACGATGCTCATCCACTGGGGTCGGGCATTGGCTTCAAGGAGGAAGATAAGCCAAATTTCACCGGTTCCTTCTACTCAAAAACCAAGGCCATG GTCGAGGAGCTTCTGCAAGAATACGACAATGTGTGCACTATGAGAATCCGAATGCCGATCTCATCTGACCTGAGCAACCCACGAAACTTCATCACAAAGATCTCTAAATACAACAAAGTGGTCAACATCCCCAACAGCATGACAATCCTGGATGAACTCCTGCCCATCTCCGTGGAGATGGCCAAGAGGAACTTAAAGGGTATCTGGAACTTCACAAACCCTGGGGCTGTGAGTCACAACGAGATACTCGAGATGTACAAGGCCTACATTGACCCGAGCTTCGAATGGGTTAACTTCACCTTGGAAGAGCAGGCGAAGGTGATTGTTGCCCCAAGAAGCAACAATGAGATGGACGGTTCCAAGTTGAAGAGCGAGTTCCCGGAGATATTGTCCATCAAGGAGTCACTCATAAAGTACGTCTTCGAGCCAAACAAGAAGACCTCCAAATAA